In a single window of the Gemmatimonadota bacterium genome:
- a CDS encoding elongation factor Tu, with protein ITPIAMESELRFAIREGGRTVGAGVVTEIIE; from the coding sequence GATCACGCCCATCGCCATGGAGTCCGAGCTGCGCTTCGCCATCCGTGAGGGCGGCCGCACCGTCGGCGCCGGCGTCGTTACCGAAATCATCGAGTAG
- the rpmG gene encoding 50S ribosomal protein L33: MARDKVILACSQCEARNYHTTKNRRLHPERVEWKKHCPRCNAHTAHKETK, translated from the coding sequence ATGGCACGCGACAAGGTCATCCTGGCGTGCAGCCAGTGCGAAGCCAGGAACTATCACACGACCAAGAACCGGCGACTGCACCCCGAGCGCGTCGAGTGGAAGAAGCACTGTCCGCGGTGCAACGCGCACACGGCGCACAAGGAAACCAAGTAG
- the secE gene encoding preprotein translocase subunit SecE translates to MAVADNIERTKVFFDQTVEEMKKVTWPDWPQLRQATLVILLFVIVVAAIIWAMDLGVSNVINLIIDVFTG, encoded by the coding sequence ATGGCTGTAGCCGACAACATCGAGAGGACCAAGGTCTTCTTCGACCAGACGGTCGAGGAGATGAAGAAGGTAACCTGGCCCGACTGGCCGCAGTTGCGTCAGGCCACTCTCGTCATCCTCCTTTTCGTGATCGTCGTGGCCGCCATCATCTGGGCGATGGATCTGGGCGTCAGCAACGTCATCAACCTCATCATCGACGTGTTCACGGGGTGA
- the nusG gene encoding transcription termination/antitermination protein NusG: MIVLDEARWYAIQTYSGHENKVKRLIDHRIGQLPGETPEEKDIQEALVPTQDVAEIRNGKRVTVTKRLYPGYVLVRMRANQQSLHTVNSIQGVIKFVGGGARPQPLREDEMAKILGLEPEVAEVESKEEIPFRIGQVVEVTEGPFTDFSGTVQEVDDDKGKVKVEVSLFGRPTSVELDYTQLRGF, translated from the coding sequence GTGATCGTGTTGGACGAAGCGCGCTGGTACGCGATCCAGACTTACTCGGGTCACGAGAACAAGGTGAAGAGGCTGATCGACCATCGCATCGGCCAACTTCCCGGTGAGACGCCCGAGGAGAAGGACATTCAGGAGGCTCTGGTGCCGACGCAGGATGTGGCCGAGATCCGCAACGGCAAGCGGGTCACGGTGACCAAGCGACTCTATCCGGGCTACGTGCTCGTCCGTATGCGAGCCAACCAACAGTCGCTGCATACCGTCAACAGCATTCAGGGCGTCATCAAGTTCGTGGGGGGCGGCGCGCGGCCGCAGCCCCTGCGCGAGGACGAGATGGCCAAGATTCTCGGACTCGAGCCGGAGGTGGCCGAGGTCGAGTCGAAGGAAGAGATCCCGTTCCGGATCGGTCAGGTGGTGGAGGTGACCGAGGGCCCGTTCACGGACTTCAGCGGAACGGTGCAGGAGGTGGACGACGACAAGGGCAAGGTCAAGGTGGAGGTGAGCCTGTTCGGCCGGCCCACGTCGGTGGAGTTGGATTACACGCAGCTCAGAGGCTTCTAG
- the rplK gene encoding 50S ribosomal protein L11 codes for MAKKVIGFIKLQVPAGQANPAPPVGPALGQHGVNIMEFCKAFNARTQQGGGILIPVEITVYADRSFSFITKTPPAAVLLKRAAGLQKASGVPHVEIVGSVTKDQVREIAETKMPDLNAANVESAMRMIEGTARSMGITVEG; via the coding sequence ATGGCAAAGAAGGTCATCGGGTTCATAAAGCTCCAGGTGCCCGCCGGCCAGGCCAACCCTGCGCCCCCCGTGGGTCCGGCGTTGGGTCAGCACGGCGTCAACATCATGGAGTTTTGCAAGGCGTTCAACGCCAGAACACAACAGGGCGGCGGGATCCTCATTCCCGTCGAGATCACGGTCTACGCGGACCGCTCCTTCAGCTTCATCACGAAGACTCCGCCGGCCGCCGTGTTGCTCAAGCGCGCGGCGGGCCTGCAGAAGGCTTCGGGCGTGCCGCACGTGGAGATAGTCGGCTCGGTGACCAAGGATCAGGTCCGCGAGATCGCCGAGACCAAGATGCCCGACTTGAACGCCGCCAACGTGGAGTCCGCCATGCGCATGATCGAGGGCACGGCGCGGTCCATGGGCATCACGGTGGAGGGCTGA
- the rplA gene encoding 50S ribosomal protein L1: MPKRGKNYRKAVAAVPADLRFETPLDALKVVKETSFAKFDETVEVSVRLGVDPKHADQIVRGTVVLPHGTGKAVRVLVLAQGDKAREAEDAGADYVGMEHIDKIKEGWLDFDTVVATPDVMGQVAQVGRILGPRGLMPNPKAGTVTFEVGKAVGEVKAGKIEYRVDKTGNLHAPIGRVSFEAERLDENLGAFMDSVVRAKPSAAKGTYVRNVVVSSTMGPGVKIDPNLYRRTSAGAAS, from the coding sequence ATGCCGAAGCGCGGAAAGAACTACCGGAAGGCAGTCGCCGCGGTGCCGGCCGATCTTCGCTTCGAGACTCCGCTGGACGCGCTCAAGGTGGTCAAGGAGACGTCGTTCGCGAAGTTCGACGAGACCGTCGAGGTGTCCGTCCGCCTGGGCGTGGACCCCAAGCACGCCGACCAGATCGTGCGCGGCACAGTCGTGCTGCCGCACGGCACGGGCAAGGCGGTTCGGGTGCTCGTGCTCGCGCAGGGCGACAAGGCCCGTGAGGCCGAGGACGCCGGCGCGGACTACGTGGGCATGGAGCACATCGACAAGATCAAAGAGGGCTGGCTGGACTTCGACACCGTCGTCGCTACACCGGACGTCATGGGCCAGGTGGCCCAGGTGGGGCGCATACTGGGGCCGCGTGGCCTCATGCCCAATCCCAAGGCCGGGACCGTCACGTTCGAGGTGGGCAAGGCGGTGGGCGAGGTGAAGGCGGGGAAGATCGAGTACCGGGTCGACAAGACCGGCAACCTGCACGCGCCGATCGGTCGCGTGTCGTTCGAGGCCGAGCGCCTGGACGAGAACCTGGGGGCCTTCATGGATTCGGTGGTGCGGGCGAAGCCGTCCGCCGCCAAGGGCACCTACGTTCGCAACGTCGTGGTATCGAGCACGATGGGCCCCGGCGTGAAGATCGATCCGAACCTCTATCGCCGCACGTCGGCGGGGGCGGCGTCATGA
- the rplJ gene encoding 50S ribosomal protein L10 — MKVEVKQEVVKEIAGKLDAARAFYLTDFTGLDVKSMTELRAKLRAEGIEYLVVKNSMAQRAVEALEVPDIAEFFIGPTGLVIGTQDAVTPAKVIWEFAKEHDDKPTVKVGIVEGEKVDATGVGKLAKLPPREQLLAELAGAMQAPMAELAALMQAMLYEVAGLIDALRVQRDAAGS, encoded by the coding sequence ATGAAGGTCGAAGTCAAGCAGGAGGTCGTGAAGGAAATCGCGGGCAAGCTGGATGCGGCGCGCGCGTTCTACCTCACGGACTTCACCGGGCTGGACGTCAAGAGCATGACCGAGCTCCGCGCAAAGCTGCGCGCGGAAGGGATCGAGTACCTCGTGGTCAAGAACTCGATGGCGCAACGCGCGGTGGAGGCGCTCGAGGTGCCGGACATAGCCGAGTTCTTCATCGGCCCCACGGGACTGGTGATCGGCACGCAGGACGCCGTGACGCCGGCCAAGGTCATCTGGGAGTTCGCGAAGGAACACGACGACAAGCCGACCGTGAAGGTCGGCATCGTGGAAGGCGAGAAGGTGGACGCCACGGGCGTCGGCAAGCTCGCCAAGCTGCCTCCGAGGGAACAGCTCCTGGCGGAGCTGGCCGGGGCGATGCAGGCGCCCATGGCGGAACTCGCCGCTCTCATGCAGGCGATGCTCTACGAGGTAGCCGGATTGATTGATGCCCTGCGCGTCCAGAGGGACGCGGCGGGTTCCTGA
- the rplL gene encoding 50S ribosomal protein L7/L12: protein MANKEELLDAIGEMTVMELADFVEAFKEKFNVTAVAAAPVAAGGGAAGGAEAEVEKDEFDVILTEIGGKKIQVIKAVREVTSLGLKEAKDLVDSAPSPVREAVSKDEAEQIKAKLEEQGATVELK from the coding sequence ATGGCGAACAAGGAAGAGCTGCTCGACGCGATCGGCGAGATGACCGTGATGGAGCTCGCGGACTTCGTCGAGGCCTTCAAGGAGAAGTTCAACGTCACCGCCGTCGCCGCGGCTCCGGTCGCGGCCGGTGGCGGGGCGGCCGGTGGCGCCGAGGCAGAGGTCGAGAAGGACGAGTTCGACGTCATTCTCACGGAGATCGGCGGCAAGAAGATCCAGGTGATCAAGGCGGTTCGCGAGGTCACCAGCCTGGGACTCAAGGAGGCCAAGGATTTGGTGGACAGCGCTCCGTCGCCCGTCCGCGAGGCCGTCTCGAAGGACGAGGCCGAGCAGATCAAGGCCAAGCTCGAAGAGCAAGGCGCTACGGTCGAGCTGAAGTAG
- the rpoB gene encoding DNA-directed RNA polymerase subunit beta, with the protein MATRLNGKRPVVTFSKLPDAMPMPNLLDVQLEAFSRLLRTEAESGVQEDVGLERVFREIFPISDVNEKFSLEFVGYSLGEPKYTVDECIERDMTYAAPLKSLLRLIVWEEVEDGEDGEPRPQDIIEKEVYLGDLPLLTDLGTFIINGAERVIVSQLHRSPGVVFEETIHPNGSKLYSSRIIPFRGSWVEFTIDIHDVIHVHIDRKKKFPATALLRAFGHGTDEAILQIFYKKRKITVPKLEDADKGARREGLGALAAVEVVDPESGEVLVEVAQELTEEVIEQLHRAGIKKVSIFAGQAESSRGDSPLLKNTLKKDPTSDEESALRAIYSLLRPGEPPNMETARLALERIFFNPKRYDLGRVGRYKINQRLGLDTPAGTTVLTQEDFTAIFRYLIELHEGRGFVDDIDHLGNRRIRTVGELIANQFSVGLSRMARLVKERMSITTDVEKMNIDDLVNARTVSAVIQAFFGSSQLSQFMDQTNPLAEMTHKRRLSALGPGGLTRERAGFEVRDVHYSHYGRMCPIETPEGPNIGLITSMTTYSRINNLGFVETPYRKVVKNKVTDKIVWLDANAEEDATIAQANAPLTEDGHFANEFVLCRYRGDFPLARPDDIDYMDVAPDQLVSVAAALIPFLEHDDANRALMGSNMQRQAVPLLYPEAPLVGTGLEEKVARDSGAVILAKRPGVVERVTADEIIVDTGAVSPGKSDEPLAKLAQFDRYRLKKFWRTNQDTAINQRPLVKQGAKVKAGQIIADGPSTQFGELALGRNVLVAFMPWYGHNFEDAIVISEKLVKEDVYTSIHIQELELHVRDTKRGMEEITREIPNVAEEGLVQLDERGVVRIGARMNPGDILVGKITPKGETELSPEEKLLTAIFGEKAKDVKDSSLKVPPGLTGTVIDVKVFSRRIDDPLLEQERGSRIGELRAFERTEIRRISDARDEELRELLKGQTASLMLRHGTVEPYLEEGTKLLVKALEDIDFGDIDLTTLKVKNKEANERIRLVIDEAKKRIGRVREKTEEQIDKVFQPDELPPGVVQLVKVYVAEKRKISVGDKMAGRHGNKGIIARIVPEEDMPFLPDGRPVEIVLNPLGVPSRMNVGQVLETHLGWVADMLGFEAKTPVFQGASEDEVGALLKFSGLSWAARSARLQTAFPEFGKAETEALIRLIHDQAPDRGAVSGGGTGGGNGAAGYGMGTETVGGDLDAYLGQGVDESMKKTLGSVKAFLVAAADELAERRDAKVEDAFPAISALRRKRTFSEGMGLDAAIVELLVAAGITAAGKVWLRDGRSGKQFDFPVTVGQIYMLKLSHLVDDKIHARSIGPYSLVTQQPLAGKAQFGGQRFGEMEVWALEAYGAAHTLQEILTVKSDDVSGRSRVYEAIVKGDNLPEPGIPESFNVLVKELQSLGLSVKLGREE; encoded by the coding sequence TTGGCTACACGTTTGAACGGCAAGCGACCGGTGGTGACGTTCAGCAAGCTACCGGACGCCATGCCCATGCCCAATCTGCTGGACGTCCAGCTGGAAGCATTTTCGAGGCTGCTTCGCACCGAGGCGGAGTCGGGAGTGCAGGAGGACGTAGGGCTGGAGCGGGTCTTCAGGGAGATCTTCCCGATCAGCGACGTGAACGAGAAGTTCTCGCTCGAGTTCGTGGGCTACAGCCTCGGCGAACCGAAGTACACGGTGGACGAGTGCATCGAGCGCGACATGACCTACGCCGCGCCCCTGAAGTCGCTGCTGCGTCTCATCGTCTGGGAGGAAGTGGAGGACGGCGAGGACGGCGAGCCGCGGCCGCAGGACATCATCGAGAAGGAAGTCTACCTCGGTGACCTGCCGCTGCTCACTGACCTGGGCACGTTCATCATCAACGGCGCCGAGCGGGTCATCGTGAGCCAGCTGCACCGCTCTCCGGGGGTGGTGTTCGAGGAGACGATCCACCCCAACGGGTCGAAGCTATACAGCTCGCGGATCATCCCCTTCAGGGGCTCGTGGGTCGAGTTCACGATCGACATCCACGACGTCATCCACGTCCACATCGACCGCAAGAAGAAGTTCCCGGCCACCGCGCTGCTGCGCGCGTTCGGTCACGGCACCGACGAAGCCATCCTTCAGATCTTCTACAAGAAGCGGAAGATCACGGTGCCCAAGCTGGAGGACGCCGACAAGGGCGCGCGCCGTGAGGGTCTGGGCGCGCTCGCGGCCGTGGAGGTCGTGGATCCGGAGTCCGGCGAAGTGCTGGTGGAGGTCGCGCAGGAGCTGACCGAAGAGGTCATCGAGCAGCTACACCGCGCCGGGATCAAGAAGGTCTCGATCTTCGCGGGTCAGGCCGAGTCCTCGCGCGGCGACAGCCCGCTCCTCAAGAACACGCTGAAGAAGGATCCGACCTCGGACGAGGAGTCCGCGCTGCGCGCGATCTACTCCCTGCTGCGCCCGGGCGAGCCGCCCAACATGGAGACGGCGCGCCTGGCCCTGGAGCGAATCTTCTTCAACCCCAAGCGCTACGACCTGGGGCGCGTGGGCCGCTACAAGATCAACCAGCGGCTCGGGCTGGATACGCCGGCGGGCACCACGGTGCTTACCCAGGAGGATTTCACCGCGATCTTCCGCTACCTCATCGAGCTGCACGAGGGGCGTGGCTTCGTGGACGACATCGACCACCTGGGCAACCGGCGCATCCGCACGGTGGGCGAGCTGATCGCGAATCAGTTCTCGGTGGGCCTCTCGCGCATGGCGCGGCTGGTCAAGGAGCGCATGTCGATCACCACGGACGTCGAAAAGATGAACATCGACGACCTGGTGAACGCGCGTACCGTGAGCGCGGTGATCCAGGCGTTCTTCGGGTCGAGCCAGCTCAGCCAGTTCATGGACCAGACCAATCCGCTGGCCGAGATGACGCACAAGCGGCGGCTGTCGGCGCTGGGGCCCGGCGGCCTGACGCGTGAGCGCGCCGGCTTCGAGGTCCGCGACGTGCACTATTCGCACTATGGGCGGATGTGTCCGATCGAGACCCCGGAAGGCCCGAACATTGGTCTGATCACCAGCATGACCACGTACTCGCGGATCAACAACCTCGGCTTCGTCGAGACGCCGTACCGCAAGGTGGTGAAGAACAAGGTCACCGATAAGATCGTCTGGCTCGACGCCAACGCGGAGGAGGACGCGACGATAGCCCAGGCGAACGCGCCCCTCACCGAAGACGGGCACTTCGCCAACGAGTTCGTGCTGTGCCGCTATCGAGGAGACTTCCCGCTCGCCCGGCCGGACGACATCGACTACATGGACGTGGCGCCGGACCAGCTCGTGTCGGTGGCCGCCGCGCTGATTCCGTTCCTCGAGCACGACGACGCCAACCGCGCGCTGATGGGCTCGAACATGCAGCGCCAGGCGGTGCCGCTTCTGTACCCGGAGGCGCCGCTCGTGGGCACGGGTCTGGAGGAGAAGGTCGCGCGCGACTCCGGCGCGGTCATCCTGGCCAAGCGTCCGGGCGTCGTGGAGCGGGTGACCGCCGATGAGATCATCGTGGACACCGGCGCGGTGTCGCCCGGTAAGTCGGACGAGCCGCTGGCCAAGCTGGCGCAGTTCGATCGCTATCGCCTGAAGAAGTTCTGGCGGACCAACCAGGACACCGCCATCAACCAACGCCCCCTGGTCAAGCAGGGCGCCAAGGTGAAGGCGGGGCAGATCATCGCGGACGGCCCGTCCACGCAGTTCGGCGAGCTCGCGCTCGGCCGCAACGTGCTGGTCGCCTTCATGCCCTGGTACGGACACAATTTCGAGGACGCGATCGTCATCAGCGAGAAGCTGGTGAAGGAGGACGTCTACACGTCGATCCACATCCAGGAGCTCGAGCTCCACGTGCGCGACACCAAGCGCGGCATGGAGGAGATCACCCGCGAAATCCCGAACGTGGCTGAAGAGGGCCTCGTACAGCTCGACGAGCGGGGTGTGGTGCGGATCGGCGCGCGCATGAACCCGGGTGACATCCTGGTCGGCAAGATCACCCCCAAGGGGGAGACCGAGCTTTCGCCGGAAGAGAAGCTGCTGACGGCGATCTTCGGCGAGAAGGCCAAGGACGTCAAAGACTCTTCGCTCAAGGTGCCGCCGGGGCTGACCGGTACGGTTATCGACGTGAAGGTCTTTAGCCGCCGGATCGACGATCCGCTGCTCGAGCAGGAACGGGGCTCTCGCATCGGCGAGCTGAGGGCCTTCGAGCGCACCGAAATCCGCCGCATCAGTGACGCGCGCGACGAGGAGCTGCGCGAGCTGCTGAAGGGCCAGACGGCGTCGCTGATGCTGCGGCACGGAACCGTGGAGCCGTACCTGGAAGAGGGCACCAAGCTCCTGGTGAAGGCGCTCGAGGACATCGACTTCGGCGACATCGACCTGACCACGCTCAAGGTCAAGAACAAGGAAGCGAACGAGCGCATCCGCCTCGTCATCGACGAGGCCAAGAAGCGCATCGGGCGCGTCCGCGAGAAGACCGAGGAGCAGATCGACAAGGTCTTCCAGCCCGACGAGCTGCCTCCCGGTGTGGTGCAGCTCGTCAAGGTCTACGTCGCCGAGAAGCGCAAGATCAGCGTCGGCGACAAGATGGCGGGCAGGCACGGCAACAAGGGCATCATCGCCCGCATCGTGCCCGAGGAGGACATGCCCTTCCTGCCCGACGGCAGGCCCGTGGAGATCGTCCTCAATCCGCTCGGCGTGCCGAGCCGCATGAACGTCGGCCAAGTCCTGGAGACACACCTGGGGTGGGTGGCCGACATGCTCGGTTTCGAGGCCAAGACGCCCGTCTTCCAGGGTGCGTCCGAGGACGAGGTCGGAGCGTTGCTCAAGTTCAGCGGGCTCAGCTGGGCCGCCCGTTCGGCGCGCTTGCAGACGGCTTTCCCCGAATTCGGAAAGGCCGAGACCGAAGCGCTCATCAGGCTGATTCACGACCAGGCGCCCGATCGAGGCGCGGTGAGCGGTGGGGGCACCGGCGGGGGTAACGGCGCCGCCGGCTACGGCATGGGCACCGAAACCGTGGGCGGGGACCTGGACGCGTACCTCGGCCAGGGCGTCGACGAGTCGATGAAGAAGACCCTGGGCAGCGTCAAGGCGTTCCTCGTGGCCGCGGCCGATGAGTTGGCCGAGCGGCGCGATGCGAAGGTCGAGGACGCCTTCCCGGCGATCTCGGCGCTCAGGCGCAAGCGCACGTTTTCGGAGGGGATGGGGCTGGACGCAGCCATCGTGGAGCTGCTCGTGGCGGCCGGCATCACGGCGGCGGGCAAGGTCTGGCTGCGCGACGGCCGCAGCGGGAAGCAGTTCGACTTCCCGGTCACCGTCGGCCAGATCTACATGCTCAAGCTCTCGCACCTCGTGGACGACAAGATCCACGCGCGCTCCATCGGACCGTACTCGCTGGTCACCCAGCAGCCGCTGGCGGGGAAGGCGCAGTTCGGCGGGCAGCGCTTCGGTGAGATGGAGGTGTGGGCGTTGGAGGCGTACGGGGCCGCGCATACGCTCCAGGAGATCCTGACGGTCAAGTCCGACGATGTGTCGGGGCGCTCGCGCGTCTACGAGGCGATCGTGAAGGGCGACAACCTGCCGGAGCCAGGCATTCCAGAGTCGTTCAACGTGCTCGTGAAGGAACTTCAGTCCTTGGGGTTGAGCGTAAAGCTCGGACGTGAGGAGTAA